TTCATGGGATGAGCCATACTGGAGCTGAAGGTGAGTTTTATGACAATGAGTACTGGAAAAAGACTGGACTGGTCTCTGTTGCATATGCGACAGAAATACCCCTTCCACTATACAAAAAGGTTTTGGGTAATATTATATATTACTTTGCGAAAAGAATGGCCAAAAATATAAAATTAACTTTCAACGTTTTTGTTTCACGTCATTTTAAATAAAAAAAAGGATTAAGCTCTATTATATGGAATATAAAAATATCAGAATTAAGCAATTTTTTATGTCGTATTCATAATACATATTAAGAAATTATTATATGTAAATACACAAGCTGTGGGGAGATCAACATGGGATTTGACCTTATAATAACATATTTAGCTATAATAATAATGGTACCCTATTCAATAATTTATGCATTTGATAAAGGTACCTCTGGAATCAAAGTACTGCTTTTAGGAATAAACTTAACTTTAGCCGGAGGCATATTTGCAATTATACCTGATTTTGATGTTAATGGAGTCTGGTATCTATTAGTTCTATTCGGTTTGATCATTTCTTTTAAAGGTATATCAAAAACAGATTAACATTAATTAATAATACTCTTTAACTATGTACTAACCTACTGATGAAACTCAAAGTGAATGTAACACAATTGAGTTACATTTACTTTGATTCTATAGACTAGATGTGCATAAACAACAAATGCCGTGAAATAATAAAATTTCACCGCATTTGTTGTTTTCAGACTTATTATGTTGAATGATTTTTTAATATGTCTGTGTATCTTATTCTTTGTTACTAAGGGTGTTTTTGCCTATCCACCCGAAAAGGTGGAATAGGACAAGTGCTTTTATATCACTTTTTGGGGTTGTCATTACTTTTGGTTTTATACTTAGACCATAGTTTCTTTATAGATTCTAAAAATACTGCAATAAGCCACACTATCAACGCAACTATTTTTATAATGCTACCATTTGGTAAATATGCTGTAAAAACAAATAATATAGAAGCAATAAGCCTAAATATGAAATCTTTTTTGATAAACATAATACAAACCTCCAGAAAGAATTGTTTAACCAGTAGATAAGCCGTAAAACAACATTTTCGAAACAAACTATAATTACTTATTTTAGATATTAACATCGTTTCAATCGCAATAATTATTAGTACATCCTTAATAAGAGCCTACAAGTCCATCAATTCTACTCAATTTTTTAAGAAAATTGAAAGTAACAATCCCTATTGCAAGCCATACTAGAGAAATTGCAGCTAATGTTAAATACTCTGACATAGGAATTGCCTGTCCAACAAGGGCCTTTCTAATAAGGTCATTTCCAGTAGTTAAGGGGATCAAATTAATAATTGAAAACTTATCTGAAACAACTGTTAATGTATTTGAAACAAACAATAATAATGTTTGAATGATATACATTATTCTACCTATATTCTTAAACTTCAGTGTGAGCCCACCAAACATTAATCCCATACCATACATTCCTGCAATAGTAATTAATAAAGTAATAATAACATTAAGATTTATGGATATTCCTACATGAAAAATCAAAACAGAAAAAATAAGTATTATAGCTAATTCTACAAGTTCAATTAACATACCGGAAATTAGTCTGCCTATCATTAAAACATATAGTGGAATTATTGAGGTTAACTTTTGTTCTAGTGTTCCTCTTGTAGCTTCGGCTTCTATATTAGAACTTACTAAATTTATTGCAAGTATAGAAAAACTATATAATATATATCCTATTAATAGTAAGGATTTAGAATCTTCAGGTGATCCATAATAGTTACCTAGGCTAGTTCCAGTACCCAAAAACAATAAAGCTGTGTACAAGCCCCCTATAAATAAGATATCGCTTATAAAATTCATTTTGTAAGACCATGTACTTTCTAAAGAAATCTTTATTTCAGCACATAATGCATTTAAATATTTCATTTTTGATTCTCCTCTCTGAGTTAAATAATAGGATTAAGCTGAAACAATTTTTAAATATTTTTCTTCAATTAAACTATTAGAAATATTATCGTTAACTAAAATTTCTTGCACTTTCCCATTATTTAAAATTGCAATTCTATCTACTGCTCTTCTAATGAAATCCACATCATGTGAAGCTATTAATACGGTAGTATTATTTTGTTTTTTTATAATATTTAGTAAGTTTAATAACATTTCTTTAGCCTCGATATCTAATCCATTAGAGGGTTCATCTAGTACTAGTATCTTAGGTGTAAGTAATATGTTAGCAATTATAGCTACCTTTTGTTTTTGACCTAGAGATAGAGTATTGACCCTTCTATTTAAAAGATCATTAATATTAAATAATTCATTATATTTTTTTATATTAGAATCAATTTGTTTTCTACTAATTCCCTTTAATGCACCAAAATAATAAAAATTACTCTTTACACTTATCCTCCAGTAAAGATTTCTAGCACCTTCTAAAACTACAGCTATATCCTTTAAATAGTTGATCTTTTCAGTATTAATTTTTTTATCATCAATATAAATTTCTCCATTATCCGGAATAACTAAGCCCGTTAAGGCTTTTATTAATGTAGTTTTACCAGCACCATTAGGACCTAATAAACAAATAATTTCATAATCATTTACATCAAGAGTAAATGAATCAAGAGCTACTATTTCCGAACCTTTATATTTTTTTGTAAGATTCTTAAAATTAATCATATATACCTCCTCATAATTTTGGAATAATGTAACCCTCACCCCCTCCAACTAAACTTATAAAATATATATACTATTTATTCCTAAATGTATTTAGAAAATACTATTGTGTTATGTCGTGAAAATTTACAATTCTGACTAACAATATATACTTTATTATATCACAATTACCATAAATTAATAATATTTACAATTATTTAAATGTATAATAGCCTCAAAGTGAATGTAACTCCCGTATAGTTTGTTTCAGTTTGTTCGCTAATTTGTACAGCTTCAACTATAATTAAAGATTTCTTTTTCATATAGTTTCTCAAAAGGATTTAAGCATTGATATTCTTTTCTTCCTCAGATGGCTCACAATATGACAGAATTTATTTTTTAAAATAACTAGTATACTATTGTATTTGTGTATGTGTATATACTATACTATAACAAGTGTATACATATATGTATATACACTCGTTGTATAACTAGTGTATTATTACAAGTATAAAAAAATCAAAAAAGAAAGTGAGATGAATTATATGAGTAATATTTCAAAAAGAATTGAAAGATTGCCAGTTACGCCAATGCTTTGGAGAGTGCTGTTTTTAGTAGGTATCGGATGGATGTTTGATGCCATGGATCAAGGGATGGTCGCCGGTGTGATGGCTTCAATTGGAAAGGTGTGGAAACTTACTCCCACTGATTTGGGATTACTCGGCAGTGTTTCGGCGATTGGAATGGCTATTGGTGCGGCAGTTGCTGGAATGGTTGCTGACAAATGGGGTAGAAAAACAGTCGTTACGTTTACCCTTGTGTTATATGGATTCGCTAGTATATTATCTGGCATCGCGCCAAACTTTGGCCTATTGTTATTCTTCCGGTTTTTAACGGGATTAGGTTTGGGCGGAGAGTTGCCGGCAGCATCTACTTTGGTTAGTGAGTTCTCGCCCGCTAAATCTCGTGGTAGAATGGTGGTCTTGCTCGAGAGCTTCTGGGCTTGGGGATGGATCGTTGCAGCTTTAATTTCTTACCTCTTGATTCCTATTTATGGCTGGCGTATTGGCTTTTTATTGGGAGGAATACCAGCACTGTATGCAGCCTATCTGAGAAGGAATATTCCTGAATCTCCTCAATTCCTGGAACAAAAAGGACGCTTCAAAGAGGCAGATGAAATTGTAAGTAAAATGGAGCAACAAGCTGGAGTAAAAAATAATGAAGTGGCTGTAACCAGTCAGCTAGAAAATGAAAAAATAGGTAATTCTAAGCTTTCAGATTTATGGTCTAAAACCTATTTTAAGCGTACCCTTGTGTTATGGATTTTATGGTTAGGTATTAATTTTGGTTATTATGGGTTTGTTTTATGGACTCCAACTCTCCTTGTCGGCAAAGGTTTCAGCTTAGTAAGGGGTTTCCAATTTACATTAATTATTAGCATTGCTCAGTTACCCGGATATTACAGTGCGGCATATCTAATAGAAAAGATTGGTCGTAAAGCAGTTTTAGTAAGCTACTTAGCAGGAACTGCCGTGTCCGCATACTTATTTGGTCAAGCGACATCCTCAGCTACTGTGCTTGTTTTTGGATGCCTACTTTACTTTTTCAGTCTAGGAGCTTGGGGCGCGGTGTACGCTTATACGCCAGAAGTTTATCCTACACGTATTAGGGGCACCGGAACCGGTTGGGCAGCTGCAATTGGACGTATTGGTGCCATCGCCGCTCCTTATATCGTTGGAGTTGTGTATGAAACTAAAGGTAAGCAGGCTGGCTTCACTTATGTATTTATTATGCTAACTATAGTGTTCGCAGCAGTTGCCTTAGTGGTTGCTTTTGGTGGTATTGAAACTAAAGGTAAAACTCTAGACGAAATTGATGCATCTTAACAAATTTTAATAACTAATTAGAATTCATTTATAACCTCTCGAGTAAATTTCGAGGGGTTTTTTAATATTAATAAAAAGAGTATTATTTTTATTGACAACTCATTGTCAATTGTATACAATGTAATTGAATACAATTGCATTGTATTATTAGAAAGGATTATAGGTTGCCTTTAATAACCTAAATATATTTTACAAGAGGTATAATAAATGAATATTGATTTTTCAATTGAAGATGCAGTAAAAAAAAGATACAGTGTAAGAAACTATATGGAAAGAGAAATTGAACCGGCTAAAAGAAAAGATATTGAATCTTTTATTGATTCTTTGGATAATCCATTTGGAAATAAAGTCAAGTTTCACTATCTTGATGACAAGGACATAAAAAACAAAGAAAAACTTGGAACATACGGAGTTATTAAAGGGTCAAAGCAATACATCGGAACAACTATTAAGTTAAAACCAATGGCACTCGAAGCATTGGGATATGAAATGGAAGCAGTAGTTCTTTATTTAGCACATCTTGATCTTGGAACTTGCTGGCTCGGAGGAACCTTCGATCGTGAAGGCTTTGCAGATGCTATGAAGATTAAAGAAGGAGAATTATTCCCAATTATAACACCTTATGGATATGCCGCCGCCACTAAGCATGAAAAAGAGATAGAAATGAGAACAATGATTCAAGCAGATAAGCGTAAAGAATGGGATCAATTATTTTATAAAAATGATTTTAAGTCTCCTCTTACGAGTGAAGAAGCCGGTAGTCTTGCCTTTCCACTAGAAATTGTTCGATTAGCACCATCAGCATCAAATAAACAGCCGTGGAGAATACTTCTTAAAGATGGTGACTTCCATTTTTATGAATATAAAGAACCTGGATATAGCGATAGATTCCCCTACGATATCCAAAGAGTAGATATGGGAATTGCCGCAGCACACTTTGATTTTTCACTTAAAGAAAAAGGTATTAAAGGTCATTTTAATGCGGCATCTAAGCCAGAGATAGAATTGCCTGAGAATATGGAGTATGTTTTTTCTTGGATAAGGGAATAAAAAATGAAACAAGAGAAGCCTTTAATAAAGAGTCCTCTCTTGTTTCATTTACATTTATATTTACATATATTATTGTAGGTTTAAGAGAGTAAGCTTTGCCAAGTACCGTTACCGGCAATTCAATCAATATCTTCGTCAGTTGTGTTTTCAGTAATTTCAGATTTAGGAGCGCAGTCATAAACATAAAGTTTATTTTGCTTTATGGTCTTTAATTTTTGTAGTTAAGTCTTTAAACTTATTATTTTTCTTTAAATCTTCATTTAAATCAGGGTTTAAATTTTTCATATCAAAGGAATTAACTAAAGTTCCATTATCGCTAATATCATAGTGACCTTGGTATAATCCTTTACATACATACGCATCTTTTACAATAGAACCTGAATATTTTTCTAAATACAATAAAACATGTCCATTCTTTTTAACAACTGGATCTTCATCTATTTGCGTTTGCAATAAAGTAATAACATCGTTGGCTGAAATCAAATCCCCTTTAAGTACTTGCTTTATTTTAAGCTTATTGGTAACAAATGTAACTCCCGTATAGTTTGTTTCGGTTTGTTCGCCGATTTGTACAGCTTCAACTATATATGGAGACTCAGATATTAAATTATCTACGGTTCCATTGGCAAATGATTGGCTAACACTTGATGCCAATTTAGCACTTGATGCCAGTTTAACACTTGGTGCTATTTTAGAATTATTATTTAGCTGTTTTAAAATAGAAAATGTGGAGATAAATACAGTTCCTATTATTAATCCTATAATTAAAGATTTTTTTTTCATATAAACAATTCCTCCTAATTTAATTATTTGTAAATTGAATTTACACTATTTTCAATAATATTCTACATAAGCAATTAAAAATCCTTTTTTTGTTAATAATTATTTATATTTCAATTATTTCGAAGTGTTAACTATGAGGAAACTGAAAAAGTAGTTAAGACTTAATCTTAGCTACTTTTAATATTTGTGTTACATAAAATAAACTTGTAGATAGTTAATACAAAGTTTAAATATTTACTGGAGCTTTTTAATAGCGCTTATGGTTAGTGGACCACTGGCGCCGTCTACAACTAAAACATTATTATTTGGTACGGATAACTTGAGGTGCCATTTTAACTAATTCATCTTTCGATATATTAGAATCCATTGCTAATAAAGAATAATGAATTCCACCTTGCATCCACTCTAAATATTGAGACTGAGAGATTTCTATCTTGTCACTTCCATAGCTGAACACATATTTACCGGACAATTTATCCTGCTTATCCTGCTCTGTCAATTTATAATTTGCTGGTACAACCTTATAAACAGATGAACTATAATATAAATCTATACCGTTACAAGTATTAACAACAGTTTCTTTATTTGATCTTTCACCTAACATTCCGTTTTCCATAGAAAGATATAATTTGTCATTACCTTTTGTATACGTAAAATCAAGGGATTTTGTTTTTTTTACAGTATTGCCATTCTCATCAACACCTTTTTGATTGTCGGTATATCCATCCGCAAAAGTGTATCCGTTGTCAAATTTATCAACTAGTTTAGGATTAAATTTAAAATCATTTTTAACTTGTTCTACTGTAGGTATAGTAGTATATGTTGGTATAGTACTTGAACTTCCATATATAGACTGTATTTTCCCTACTTTTCCTGCTGCAAATACAGTCGTTCCTATTACCATAGTAGCCGCTAATATAATAATAATCTTTCTCCTCATTGATCCTCTTTTATATGGTTTTATATTATTTTCCATCTCATCATTCTCCTCTTTTTCCGGTAAACTGCTTAATGTTGCATTTACCTTGCTTTTAAAACTTTTAGGCATATCTGGAAAGATATTATTCCAATTATAGGCATTCATAATTTACCTCCATATTCTCTAATTTTATTTTTATTGATTTTCGTCCTTTTGATAACCTGCTTTTTACAGTTCCAGTGGGTATTCCTAAAATCTGTTTAATTTCTTTTACTGAATATCCATCTACATAATAAAGAACAATTGTAATACGAATACGCTCTGGTAAATTCTGAATGGCCATATATAATTCACTATAATCCTTTTTATCATCAGCCTTGTCAGACTCAAAGTATTCTTCATAAGGTACTTGTGAATGTTCTTTACTTTTCAAACTATAACATTCATTTATTAGTATCCTAACTAACCATGTTTTAAAATATTGTTCTTTCTTTAGTGTATCTAATTTGTTATAGGCTTTTAAAATTGCCCCCTGAACTGCATCCTCACAATCTTGCTCATGAATCAAAATTGATTTAGACACATGATATAAAATAGATTGCATCTCAATAACTTTGTCTGTAAATATAGCCTTGTTCAATTGAATTCCTACCTTTCCTTGCAAATTGTAGCGCTACTTTTTTGCTTTACACTAATTAGATAGATTTATCTGCTAAATGGTTCATTTAATTTTAACTTAAATTTAATTGATGTTTTCCATATTGTAATCTAAAATGTAAATTATACTAAATAAAGAATATTTTTAAACTTCAGAAAAAAGCCAAAAATAAAATTCTAAAACTCCAATTTACTAGGAAGATTATTATGAACCAATTTAACCTTTTAAAATAAAAAAAAGAAGCATTTCTGCTTCTTAAATTAACTCTATAAATCCTTAGTAAGCTCTACTATTATTTCTTGTAATAAATATTGGGATGAGGTGCCAAATTATTGCATTTTAAATAGTTAAATTGTAAATTTATCTATTTCTTCTTCTAATTTTAAAGCACAATTTTTCACCTTTAGAGTTTCAGTTAGTACATCATTAGAACTGTTACTTACATTTATCACTCTAGTAGCTATATCAGTAGTTCCACTAGCCCCTTCGTTAGATGCCTGCGCAACACCATCTATTGTTCTTAACATGTCCCCTACAGATTCTAAAAGTTCTTTAGAAGTAACACTAAAATCTGTAACTAGTTCTTTAACAAATTCAGAATCATTGCTATACTCATTTCCAATGCTTAACATATATATATAATCATCTTTTATATCACTACCAGTATAGGTCAACAATTTATTAGAGCTCTCAGAAAGATTCTTCACAGACTCACTAACTTTAACTGTTATATTTTGAATTTCAATAACCGTGTTCTTTGATTGTTCCGCGAGCATCTTAATTTCATTTGCAACAACTGCAAACCCCCTACCTGATTCACCAGCTCTTGCAGCCTCTATAGCTGCATTTAAAGCTAATAGATTAGTCTGTGAAGTTATACTCATTATAGATTCAGATAACACATTTATTTCCTCAACAACTTTAGATGCTTCTATAGCTTTTTCTAATTCTAATCTTGTATTTTCAAATACTGTGGTTGATTTATCTATAGCCGTGCGGACTTTCTTCTTTGACTCCTCTGCCCTATTATTTATCTCGATTGATTTACCTGCACCATCCTGAGATTTGTTTGCTATAACTTGAATAGATCGTTCAATCTCCTGTGAAGTTGCCATCATCTCCTGAGCGGATGCTGCAGTTTCTTCCATACTTGCTGCTAACTCTTCTGTTGTAGCTGAAGTTCCTTCAATTTGAATCATTAAGTTGGATATACGTTTTTCTTCTACCTGAGCACTTTTAAATACTGCAGAGGCCTCTAACTTTACATTTTGAAGTAATGATTTTATAGATTGTTGCATTATGTCTACAGAATTAGCTAGGCTACCCATTTCATCCTTACTTTTTAAAAATGCTATTGGTATTTCTTTAGTAAAATTTCCATTAGCCATAACTTTAAAATAATTTGTCATAAATAAAATTGGTTTTATAATTGTCTTAGCAAATACCAAAGCACCAATCAAACCTATAAATAATAAAATAATAGCTATAACAAGAATGCTTAATTTTAAAATATTTAGACCTGAAAGTATCTCACTTTTTGGTGCAGTAACAATTAGAAACCAGTCTGTACCTTTTACTGGAGCATATCCCACAGATTTAGAAACTCCATTATAAGAATAGCTACCCGATCCAATATTTCCTTTTATTGCCTCTGTCTGAACTCTAGCCATTTCTTTTAAACTAGAATTTTTAACTACATCCTTTAGAATATTATTTTTTTTCAAAACCATAGCTGGGTCAAAGTAAGCAATTGCAGTTCCTTTACTGTTAATCATATAGGACTTACCTGATGTCCCAAATACAACTTTATTAGTAATAGAACTAAGATCATTACCATCCCTAATTGCACAAAGTACACCTACAATATTACCCTTCCATTTAACGGGAACACTGTATTTTATAATTATCTTGCCCTTACTCGCCACGTTCTCTGTTGGATCTGAAACGGATCGATCACCTTTAAGAGCTTTTTGAAAATCCACTTGATCTTTTACACTAACCGATTTTCCGTTAACTAACTGAATATTTCCATTAGCATTAATATAAATAATATTTTCATCTCCAGATCTCTTAATCTCTTTATCTAAGAGGGCTGCCTTAACTGGCAAAGATACACTAGGGTTGCTAATTATATCTTGGGACGCCAAAACCTCAAGTGCATTCCATTGCACTAAGAGAGCATTCTGTACTACGTTTGTCCCCTGTTGAGCTAATTGTGGTAATTCATTATTTACATTTGTAACTAGTACGCCCGAAGCAATAAGATATGATGTAACTCCAAAAGCAAGACATACACATGTTACTAAAAGACCTATAAACATTACTATTTTTGTTTTAATGCTTTTCATTTAAACCACCTACATTTCATTTTTTTTGTGCTCCAATTTAAGTTATTAAATTTTTTAAATGTTACCTTACCTTATTAACAATAAAAATATTCCTATTATATTATCTGTATTTAATTAAATAACTTTAGCTTTTTTTGCTCAAATCCGTAGAATGTTAAGGATGCTAGCAGTTGACTGAGTTCTAGTACTTGTGTATACTTTAATTGTAAACTATAAAATTTATAAGGTTTACAATAAAAATTCAAATGACATAAAGGGGATGTATTAATGAAATTAAATTTATCAATTAAAGAAATCATGGTAGCAGGTCTATTTGCTGCTATAACATCGGTTCTGGCACAAATATCTTTTGTATTGCCGTTTAGCCCTATCCCAATTACTTTTCAAATATTAGCAGTGTTTTTATCATCAATAATTTTAGGTAGTAAACTTTCGGCTATATCTCAACTTGTTTACATTTTACTTGGAGCTATTGGAATCCCAGTATTTGCAAACTTCAGTGGAGGACTAAATTGCATATTAGGCCCTACAGGGGGCTACCTTATTAGTTATCCTATCATAGCTTTTATTATAGGAAAAACGATAGAAAAAGAATATAATATTATAATTACAATTTCAAGATTATTTATATCATTATTAATTTGCTATTCTATGGGTGCACTTCAACTTGCTTTTATAACAAAAATATCATTAAAAAAGGCTATTCTGTTAGGCGTTGCTCCCTATATACTTTTAGATTCGGCAAAAATTTGGACTGCATATTTAGTTGGCGTTAAAATTAGAAATAGCTTATTAAAGGCTCGTCTGATAAAATGTTAATTTTAAGGGCTCATCACTTGTTGTGCATTCAAGGATATAAAGGAAAAGGATATAGTCTTCATTTTACTGATAATATGGACAAAGTAGTAAATAAACTTAAAGATAATACGTGTATAAGAGTTGTAACCAATACAGATGATATTTGTGTTGCATGTCCACATAATTTTAAAAATGGATTTTGTGAAAGTGATGAAAAAGTTTTTGTTTTTGATTCTAAAGTATTAAATGAACTTAAACTAATAGAAGGCAGGACTTATTTATATAAAGACATTTTAAATAATATAAGAGAAAATCTGACTTACGAAAAGTTTCTAAAAATTTGTAAAAGTTGTTATTGGTTTTCATATGGATATTGCTTCAACAAACTTAAGAAGCATTAGTTTAATTAAGGGTAGTGCTCTCTTTTTCATATTATAATATAAAATGTAAATTATATTAAATAAAGAATATTTTGAAGCTTCAGGAAAAAGCCAAAAATAAAATTCTAAAACTACAATTTACTATATAGGTGTTGTTTAACATGTTAAAGGCTTTAGTTAGCCCATTCAAATCAGTTTATATACCAATTGGAAGTTTACCGCAGTCTGTATAGACAGTAGTAAAATTATTTCCACCTTCTCATGCAGGAGTACTATTTCGAAGAGTTATGATGGAACAGGCAGAGAAGGTTACATTTGCAGGTGCACCAACTGCTGTATTAGAACATTTCAGACTGAATTTAGGTGCTTCCTTCAAAGTTGGAGATACAATTTTAAGTTCTTATTCCAGTATACTAATTTGGTTAATGGCAAAGATGAATACATGGGATGCTGGGACTTAAAAAAATATCATATATTTCTTTATCTTTATCTTCTATCATAAAAAGATATCCTCTTTTATTTAGGTATTTTAGCTTTAAGTGCATAACAAGAACATAACAACAGTCAACTTCATAATATATATAATGTATTTATATTATGGAGGGAAGGCTTTGAGCAAATTCAATACGGATATGTTGCACGTTAATTTTGCCATGGGAACAGGTGAAACAAAACCAATTATTCCTAGGAAATATACCCTTACTCATTCAGACGTTACCGGAGAATTATTTTTAACTATTGCAGCAAAGTATGATTATGATAAAATCACTGACATGAGGGATGAAGTACTAGCAGAATGGACCATGATTAATAGTAAGTACGCACTTATGGTTAACGTTATGGTAGATAAAGAACAGAACCCAATAATGTCAGCGGTACGTAATAGCATTCTCACAAAAGAATTACCGCTAGCACTTTCGGCACTTAGATATGGAGATAGAGAATTTTTTAGAAAAAATCCCTCTTTAGATAAAGCACCTATTTATGTGAAATTTAATTCTGTTTATCCTACGTTTAATCGTTTAGAACTATGGGGAACGCCTTTAGATTACAAATAAGAATTTTTAATTTAGTATCCATATAACACCTTATTATGTTGTATACTTTTGTATTTTTTACATAGTAAGGATTTGAAAATGAGCAACAACATGTTGAAATAAATGTTATAGCATATTAATTCCCTCTTAACAAAATAGAATACTTCCTTATTGTTTTATTAAGAAGGCCTTAAATTAACATAAATAATTATTCCAATTCATTTGTCCTTTCAAGAGCACTTTTTACACTTGACATAATGGTTCCATGAAAACTAGATTCGCTTAACACATGTAGTCCTGCAATTGTTGTACCTGCTGGTGAAGTCATTGTATCTGTAATTTGGTAAGGATGTTTTCCAGTTTTTTGAATGGTTAGTGCAGAAGCAATTAAATTCTCTAAAGCTATAGCTGTGGCATCCTTACGGGAAAAACCAGATTCCACTCCAGAATCTATAAGCGCTGCAAGAAAATACATTATGTAGGCAGGCCCAGCACAACTATATGCAGTAAATGCATTAAAGAGGTTTTCATCTATGAACATTGTCTGTCCTAATGCACTTAACAGTGTTTCAACTATTTTTTTGTCTTCAGGTTGAACCTGCTCATTTACGCTTGCTGCACTATAACCATGTTGTACGTCAATCATAGTATTTGGCATAATACGAACAAGTTTGCGATGGCTTTCAAATAAATTTTCTAATTTTTCCATTTTGATTCCCGCACATATAGAAATAATGATAGTAGATTCAGATAAATGATCTTTAATATTTTGCGCAACACTTACAATATTTTGAGGAAGTACTGCAATTAGAATAATATCTGCACCTTTTACAGCAACTGTGACATCTTCTGCCTCTACAATACCATATGTAACATTAAGGTATTTTCTTCTTTCACTTAATATATCAAAAACCGCAATGCTTTTTGGAGAAAATATTTCA
This window of the Clostridium estertheticum genome carries:
- a CDS encoding staygreen family protein translates to MSKFNTDMLHVNFAMGTGETKPIIPRKYTLTHSDVTGELFLTIAAKYDYDKITDMRDEVLAEWTMINSKYALMVNVMVDKEQNPIMSAVRNSILTKELPLALSALRYGDREFFRKNPSLDKAPIYVKFNSVYPTFNRLELWGTPLDYK
- a CDS encoding DUF1284 domain-containing protein; amino-acid sequence: MLCIQGYKGKGYSLHFTDNMDKVVNKLKDNTCIRVVTNTDDICVACPHNFKNGFCESDEKVFVFDSKVLNELKLIEGRTYLYKDILNNIRENLTYEKFLKICKSCYWFSYGYCFNKLKKH
- the proC gene encoding pyrroline-5-carboxylate reductase yields the protein MLNKKITFIGGGNMAEGIIRGIISNEIFSPKSIAVFDILSERRKYLNVTYGIVEAEDVTVAVKGADIILIAVLPQNIVSVAQNIKDHLSESTIIISICAGIKMEKLENLFESHRKLVRIMPNTMIDVQHGYSAASVNEQVQPEDKKIVETLLSALGQTMFIDENLFNAFTAYSCAGPAYIMYFLAALIDSGVESGFSRKDATAIALENLIASALTIQKTGKHPYQITDTMTSPAGTTIAGLHVLSESSFHGTIMSSVKSALERTNELE